A genomic window from Lotus japonicus ecotype B-129 chromosome 1, LjGifu_v1.2 includes:
- the LOC130714971 gene encoding subtilisin-like protease Glyma18g48580 — protein sequence MLRSTSFSLNIFILYLCFLSKEHKLHTTRSWEFLGLGRNGIGNGGNTAWQKGRFGENTIIGSIDTGVWPESKSFSDIGIGPVPAKWRGGNTCEINKLQGSKKVPCNRKLIGARIFNKAYESSNGKLPPSQQTARDFVGHGTHTLSIAAGNFVPGAQVFGNGNGTAKGGSPRARVASYKVCWSLTDDASCYGADVLAAIEQAISDGVDVISVSAGGRDSISPTEIFTDEVSIGAFHALAKNILLVASAGNDGPTPGTVLNVAPWVFTVAASTIDREFSSTITISNSSGQTTDTGASLFVNLPPNQSFTLISSTDAKLANATNRDAQLCRPGTLDPAKVNGKIVVCVREGKIKSVAEGQEALSSGAQGMVLSNQQQNGNTLLSEPHVLSTVGGPKNHGITTVATNSTITMSQATTLLGRRPAPVMASFSSRGPNQVQPSILKPDVTAPGVNILAAYSLFASASNLLSDNRRGFPFNVLQGTSMSCPHVSGIAGLIKTLHPNWSPSAIKSAIMTTASTRDNTNRPIQDAFDETLATPFAHGSGHVQPNSAIDPGLVYDLSIVDYLNFLCASGYDQQLISVLNKKTFTCSGSHSITDFNYPSITLPNIESNVVNVTRTVTNVGPPSTYFANVQLPEHKIVVIPNSLTFQKIGEKKTFQVIVQATSVTQQRKYLFGDLQWTNGRHIVRSPITVRHI from the exons ATGCTCAGATCAACTTCTTTCTCCTTAAATATTTTCATTCTA TATCTGTGTTTTTTGAGCAAGGAGCATAAACTGCACACTACCCGTTCATGGGAGTTTCTTGGGCTGGGTAGAAATGGTATTGGAAATGGTGGGAACACAGCATGGCAAAAGGGAAGATTTGGTGAAAACACAATCATAGGTAGCATTGATACAG GTGTTTGGCCTGAATCAAAGAGTTTTAGTGACATAGGAATAGGTCCTGTCCCTGCAAAATGGCGTGGGGGTAACACCTGTGAAATCAACAAACTCCAAGGTTCAAAGAAAGTTCCATGTAACAG GAAGCTAATTGGAGCAAGAATCTTCAACAAAGCTTATGAATCATCCAACGGCAAACTTCCCCCAAGTCAACAAACAGCACGTGACTTCGTAGGCCATGGAACACACACATTATCAATAGCTGCTGGCAATTTCGTTCCTGGTGCACAAGTATTTGGTAATGGTAATGGCACAGCAAAAGGTGGATCCCCAAGAGCTAGAGTTGCATCCTACAAAGTGTGCTGGTCTCTAACTGATGATGCTAGTTGCTACGGTGCGGATGTGTTGGCTGCTATTGAACAAGCCATAAGCGATGGTGTTGATGTGATTTCGGTGTCTGCTGGAGGCAGAGATTCTATCAGTCCTACAGAAATTTTCACTGATGAAGTTTCCATAGGAGCATTCCATGCACTTgccaaaaatatattattagttGCATCTGCAGGAAATGATGGACCAACACCTGGAACTGTCTTGAATGTGGCTCCATGGGTGTTCACAGTTGCTGCTAGCACCATCGATAGAGAGTTCAGCAGTACTATAACTATTAGTAACAGCAGTGGACAAACTACAGACACG GGAGCCAGTCTTTTCGTGAACTTGCCGCCTAACCAATCCTTTACCCTGATCAGTTCTACCGATGCTAAACTTGCCAACGCGACAAATCGAGATGC TCAACTTTGTAGACCTGGAACACTTGATCCTGCAAAAGTAAACGGCAAAATAGTGGTATGCGTTcgagaaggaaaaataaaatcagtTGCTGAGGGTCAGGAAGCTCTATCTTCTGGTGCACAGGGAATGGTTTTAAGTAATCAACAGCAAAATGGAAATACACTTCTTTCTGAGCCTCATGTTTTGTCTACAGTGGGGGGCCCAAAAAATCATGGAATAACAACAGTTGCAAC GAATTCTACAATAACGATGTCCCAAGCAACAACACTTCTTGGAAGAAGGCCAGCTCCAGTTATGGCTTCATTCTCATCTAGAGGACCCAACCAAGTCCAGCCATCAATACTCAAG cCTGATGTAACTGCGCCTGGTGTGAACATACTAGCTGCCTATTCACTATTCGCTAGTGCATCTAACCTATTATCAGACAATCGTCGAGGGTTTCCATTTAATGTACTACAAGGAACTTCCATGTCTTGCCCTCATGTTTCTGGTATTGCTGGACTAATTAAGACACTTCATCCTAATTGGAGTCCATCTGCTATTAAATCAGCAATCATGACCACAg CAAGTACAAGAGATAACACCAACAGGCCTATACAAGACGCGTTTGATGAAACATTAGCAACACCATTTGCTCATGGTTCAGGACATGTTCAACCTAACAGTGCAATTGATCCTGGGCTTGTTTATGATCTAAGCATTGTTGATTACTTGAACTTCTTATGTGCTTCTGGATATGACCAACAACTCATTTCAGTACTTAACAAGAAGACATTTACTTGTTCAGGATCTCACAGCATAACAGATTTTAACTACCCTTCAATCACATTACCGAACATTGAGTCTAATGTGGTCAATGTTACCCGCACCGTCACCAATGTTGGGCCACCAAGCACATATTTTGCCAATGTCCAATTGCCTGAACATAAAATTGTTGTTATTCCTAATTCCTTGACTTTCCAGAAAATTGGTGAAAAGAAGACCTTCCAAGTTATTGTGCAAGCAACGAGTGTGACTCAACAGAGAAAATACCTATTTGGGGATTTGCAATGGACAAATGGAAGACACATTGTCAGGAGTCCCATTACAGTTCGACACATATGA